Below is a window of Candidatus Viadribacter manganicus DNA.
CCTGCGCTCGTTCTCGGCGTACTTGCCCGTTTGAAAGCCGGTGCCCCAGAGCTGCGAGGCGTGAAAGAAATCAATCAGCAACTCGCCGCAACGCGTGCTGCACGGCTCGCCACTTTCCAGCCACGCCAAAGCGCTCCGGCCACCCTCCACCGAGCGATCGGTATAGGTGACGAGATGCTCCAGCATCCGGTCATTCTCGACGATCTCGTCGCGCAACTGCGCCAGATAAACACTCTCCTGAGCACGCAACGCCCGCGCCTCATTCCAATTGCCGAGTTGGATACCCACGAACACACCGATTACGACGATCACAAAATCGATCCCGATCGCCGTCCATTCCTGCTTGCGCAGATGCTCCATGACGCGACGGAGGATCATGGCGTAGAGCCCGATCTCGGGAGCGTGACGTTCATGCCGGTGGTTGCGTTCAGATCGTCGATAAAGGGCTGAAACTGCGTTGTGTCCACGCAGGCGCCATAGGTTGCGACAGTGTTGGCGATGAAGTCTGCGATGTCCCCATCTGTTGACGATGTGAAGCGAAAAAACCGCCGCTCATTCTGAAAATCGAAAGCCATGATGGCTTCCCGCGCTTGGCGCGCGTGGACCGTCATGATCCCTTCCATCGAGGCGAGCCGACTTAGCGTCGCGTACGCCTCACGCCGTTGCGCCGCGTCAAACGGGCCCGACATCGACAAATGCGAGAGCTCACCCGCGAGATCGAACGCCGCGTCCTGCCGTTCTCGAAAACCCTCCGTTGCCACGAAAACTGCGCTTATTTGGATGAAGCGTTGCCGGTCCATGTCGATTGCGGCGTCGCCGGCGAGCAGCGAGCGCCATGTTGCGTCGGACCAGGGCCGGCGCGGCGAGCGCAGGACACGTGGAAGCACCATATGCTCGCTGTTCCGGTTGATGCTCTCAGGAATCTCCGCGGCCCAATAGCCATCGGAGCGCTGAAGCCGATCGGCAAGCGCCCGGAAACGCTCGCGTCTGCAGGGCTCGACGGCGAGGCGCTCGCTGGCGTGGAGATACAGCATGACCATATCGACCTCGACCGCGTCGATGGCCTCGCGCGTGGCGCGGGCGCGGTTGGCGCTGGTGATGAGCTCCTGGGCGATAAGGGTGATGCTCAAACCGATGACGATGATCGCGACTTCGAAGCCAAAGCGCTTCCACCCCTTAAGATCGCCGATCTGACGAAAGAAGCGCATTCGATCTCCCCCGCCAGCATCTAGCCGCAAGCGCGCGCGACTGACAACGATCGGCCTGGAGACTTGGGAAAAGTCCGGCCCTGCGCTAAGAGCCCGCCTCAATGTCCGCAAAAGCCCCCACCATCGGCGTCGTTTCACTCGGCTGCCCCAAAGCCCTCGTCGACAGCGAGCGCATCATCACGCGCCTGCGCTCCGAAGGCTATCAGCTCAGCGGCTCCTACGAAGGCGCCGACCTTGTCGTCGTGAATACGTGCGGCTTCCTCGATAGCGCCAAAGCCGAAAGCCTCGACGCCATCGGCGAAGCCATTGCCGAGAACGGCAAAGTCATCGTCACCGGCTGCCTCGGCAAAGAAGAAAACCTGATCCGCCAAGCGCACCCGAAAGTGCTGGAGATCACCGGCCCGCACCAATACGAGGCCGTCGTCGGCGCCGTGCACACGCATCTGCCGCAGCTGCACGATCCCAAAATCGATCTCGTGCCCGAAGGCGGCTTCCGCCTCACGCCGCGCCACTACGCGTATCTGAAGATCTCCGAAGGCTGCAATAATCGCTGTACCTTCTGCATCATCCCATCGATCCGCGGCGACCTCGTCTCGCGCCGCGCCAACGCCGTGCTGAAAGAGGCCGAAGGCTTGGTCAAAGCCGGCGTCAAAGAACTGCTGGTCATCTCGCAGGACACGTCGGCCTACGGCGTTGACCTCAAATATGCCGAGAGCAAATGGAAGGACCGCATGGTCCGCGCCAAATTCTACGACCTCTGCAAAGAGCTCGGCGACTTGGGCGCATGGGTGCGCCTCCACTACGTCTATCCCTATCCGCACGTCGACGAAGTCGTCGCTCTGATGGCCGAAGGCAAAGTACTGCCCTACCTCGACATCCCGTTCCAGCACGCCTCACCAAACGTGCTGAAGGCCATGCGCCGCCCCGCGAACCAGGACAAAGTCCTGGATCGCATCAAGGCGTGGCGCAAAATCTGCCCTGACCTCACCATCCGTTCGAGCTTCATCGTCGGCTTCCCCGGTGAAACCGAAGACGATTTCGAAACCCTGCTCGATTTCATCGAAGAAGCCGAAATCGATCGCGCCGGCGTGTTCAAATACGAAAACGTCGACGGCGCGCCCTCACGCGATCTCCCCGGCCACATCGATCAAGACGACGTCGATGAGCGCTACGATCGCTTCATGGAAGCGCAGACCGCGCTCGCCCACCAGCGCCTCCAATCCATGATCGGCAAAACCGTCGACGCGATCTGCGACGGCTGGGACGAAGACGCCGAAGCCTACGCCTTCCGCACCAAGGCCGACGCACCCGAAATCGACGGGGTCACCTATGTCGATAGCGACGACGAAATCGCCGAAGGCACGATCTGCCAGCTCGAAATCCTCGGCGGCGAGGGCCACGAAATGGTCGGCGCGCTAAAGGACTAAACCTCCCTTGCAATCTGCGCCGTAATCGAAATTCCCTTTTGACTTAGCGCCGCGTCCGTGGACTCTGCTATCCTCCTTGGGGGAGGCGACATGAAACAGATTGCATCCATCGGCTTATGTTTGGCCCTAGCCGTCAGCGCGCTCGCGACCAAGGCGATGGCGCAAACGCTCGCAAACCGCCCTGCTCTCGATTTCACCGGCGCCCCGAGCCCAACCGGCGAAGACCCAGTCTTCTCACGCTCCGTCGCTGCGCGCTTTGCCGGCGTGCCGCTCGCCCAAGTGCTGACCGACATTCGCGCCCAAGGCTTCGAGTGCGCCTCTGACTATTGCACGCGCACCGTCATGGAAGACGCCTGCGCCAATGCGTGGACCATCGACATCGCCGCCGATCACACGCTGAGCGGGCGCCACTCACGCCTCTGCATGGGCGCGGCGGAAGACGAGTGAGTTCAGCCATGTCCAAATCGTTCATCGCCGCGCTCTGCGCGCTCATGCTCAGCGCCTGCGCAAGCACCAGCGCACCGGCGCAAGCCACGGCATCGCCCGCCGCTACGATCACGCTCTTCGAAGGCGGCTGCTATTACATGAGCAGCTGCACGACTTACGAGATCACCGTGCAAGCCAACGGCGCCTACAGTCTCAACGCACAGAGCAACGCACGCACCCAAGGCCTCAGCGAAGGTCAACTCGGCGCCGAAGCCTTCGCCGCAGCCGAACGCGCCCTCGCCGCAGCGAACTTCGCCTCGCTGCCCGAGACCATGAACGGCTCAAACCGCAGCGTGTGGGATCCAGATGTCTATCCGTGCATGAACCACGCGCCCGGCGCACGCATCACACGCCGCACCGGCGATGGCGCCGTAAAGGCGGTCTATTGGGATCAAGGCTGCCGCTCAGCGGAGATGAGTGCGCTCATCGATCAACTCCGCGCCGCCTTCCACTACGATCATCTAGTCCGCCCGGAGTAGCAGCGCACAGCAAGCCGGCGCATGCCCTCGAATGTTCGATCATAGCGGCGCCCACGCTTCTTCTCGGCATCATTGGCGCATCGTGCGGTGTGGCGATCTTTCGTCTCTTGAATGCGAAGCTCTAACGCACACGCGAAAAGGCGTTTCGTCGGCCGTTGCCGAGATAAAACCATTCAAAATCATTTGGACCGAAGTCACCGATCTCGGACACGCGCGGGCGTCCTTCAAGAGGCACGAATACAATGTAGTGTTTTGCTGGATCGACGTTGTCCGTCAGGCCGGGCGGTGGCGCATCGCCGGCGAACACCATCCATCTTTCCGCAGGCTGATCGTCGCCATCATAGCTGCTCACCGATGAGCCGTCCGCATTGAGCGTGAGCATCTCCCGCTCCTCGTAAACGGAACGCCAGACGCCCACGAACTGCTGAGCGAAGGCATCGATGTCGCGTTCGTTCAGGTTCGCCGCCGCCGATCCCGCCTCCACTGGCGATATCGCCTCCGCAGGTGAATCCGTTCGTGCATTTTCAGGCGCGTCCGAGCTGCACGCGACGACGACAAATCCGAAAAATGCTAGCAGCGGCATGAGCAAGATGCGCTTCGACAAAGACTTACCCTGCGGGTTTGAAACGGACACAACCGGCCAAATCTGACTGCGCCTTACTTCCGCACCTTCGGCTCGCCGAGCGTCATGAAGATCACAGGGCCTTCAGTCGGCGCCCGATAGACGCCGTGCGAGCCATTTACCTTCATCGCCAGCGCGGTCATGTGCCAAGCGCCCTTCTCGTCCATGCGCAACCAGCGCTGCGTCAGCTCGTCGATGCCGTGCTTGTCGCCAAACCAGCGCGTGCGCTCGGCATCATTGCGCAGACGCTGCACAACCATCGGGTGATCCCAGGCCCAGCGGAAAATCTCCGTACGCGGATTCCAAGCGCCAATGATCTGCACCGGCGCTGTGACCATCGCGCCGTCCTTACGCTCGAACTGAATGATGCCGGCGTTCTGATCGACGACCCAAGGCGCTGTATCAAGCTTCAGCTTCCGTGAAAGCCAACGCTGCCGGTTCAGAAGATCGATCCAGCTTTCTGCAAAGAAGCGATCGACATCGACCTCTTCTCCGCCCCACGGCACCAGCGCGCCGACAGGCGCACGCGGTTCAGCCGTTCGCGCGGACGCTTTGCGCTTCGTTTTGAGCATGCGCTCCCGTTGATCCCCAGCGCCCCAAGCCGTTTGTGGATAAGAGCAATTCCCCCAGCGCGGGTAAAGTCATTTCGACATGGGGGTCCTCAGCAAGCCCGCCCTAGGCCCCTTCGTCGCCCTTTTTGCGTCCGCCGCGCCCGATCGTGAGCGCTTTGATCACGCCGCGCATGGTCTGCGCCTCCTGCTGGGTCAACCGCGCGCGCATGAACATCGACCGCAGATTGCGTTTCATCAGCGGCGCCTTGTCCATCGGATGAAAGAAGCGCCCGTGCTCGAGCTCAGCTTCCAAATGCGCGAACAGGCCGTCGAGTTCTTCCTGCGTCGCTGGCGGGTTGTCGCCCTGAAACCAGACCGGTGCGTCGGTCTCCTGGCGCGCCTCAGCATAAGCGTAAGCAAAAACCGCCACCGCGTTCGCAAGGTTCAACGACGCAAATCCTGGGTTGACCGGCAGCGTCAAGATCGCATCGGCGCGCGCCACTTCGTCAGTCTCCATACCCGAAGCCTCGGGCCCAAACATCACAACCGGACGTTCCCCGGCCGCGATCGCCGCGCGCAGTTTTGAAGCGGCCTCGCGCGGCCCCCAAACTGGCTTCTCCAAACCCCGCGGCCGCGCCGTCGCCGCCAAGACCAAAGTCGCGTCGGAAAGCGCCTCCTCAACCGACCACTCGACCCGAGCCGCCTTCAGCACGGTGTCGGCGCCGACCGCCACTTGCTCAGCCTTCGGGTTCGGCCAACGATCCCGCGGCGCCACCAGCCGCAGCGACACCAGCCCGAAATTCAAGAGCACCCGCGCCACCGCGCCGATATTCTCCCCCATCTGTGGCCGCAGCAGACACACAGCCGGCCATGTCTCCTCGATTGGAGGGGGCATATTGCGCGCGCGCGTCATTGGGTTGGGCAAGGCCAGGGCATATCGGCAAACTCATTCAGCATCAGGCGGTGCGCCGCAAGCGCCCGCGACCAGAGACCGCCTCCGGGCGCTGTTTGCGCGCCGCTCCCAAGCTGCTACCACCCGCCCAAATCCCCGAACGCGAAAGGTGAGTAACGATGGCGAAGATCAAGGTCGACAATCCGGTCGTCGATATGGACGGCGATGAGATGACCCGGATCATCTGGGCGCTGATCAAAGAACGCCTGATCCACCCCTATCTCGACCTCGACATCAAATATTACGATCTGGGCGTTGAGGCGCGCGACGCCACCAACGACCAAATCACCATCGACGCCGCCAACGCCACCAAGCAATACGGCGTCGCCGTGAAGTGCGCGACGATCACACCCGACGAAGCGCGCGTGAAGGAATTCGGCCTCAAGGAAATGTGGAAGAGCCCGAACGGCACCATCCGCAACATCCTCGGCGGCGTCATCTTCCGCGAACCGATCATCATGAAGAACGTGCCGCGCCTGGTGCCGGGCTGGACGCAACCGATCGTCGTCGGCCGTCACGCGTTCGGCGACCAATACCGCGCCACCGATTTCAAATTCCCGGGCAAGGGCACGCTCACCATCAAGTTTGTCGGCGAAGACGGCACAACGATCGAGAAGGAAGTGTTCAAGGCGCCGGGCCCGGGCGTCACCATGGCGATGTACAACCTCGATGACAGCATCAAGGACTTCGCCCGCGCCTCGTTCAATTACGGCTTGCTGAAGAACTACCCGGTCTATCTCTCGACCAAGAACACGATCCTCAAAGCCTATGACGGCCGCTTCAAGGATATCTTCCAAGAGATCTTCGACGCCGAATTCAAAGCCGAGTTCAACAAGCGCAAGCTCACCTACGAACACCGCCTGATCGACGACATGGTCGCCTCGGCGCTGAAATGGTCCGGCGGCTACGTGTGGGCGTGCAAGAACTACGATGGCGACGTCCAATCCGACACCGTCGCGCAAGGCTTCGGTTCACTCGGCCTGATGACATCGGTGCTGATCACGCCAGACGGCAAGACCATGGAAGCGGAGGCCGCGCACGGCACCGTGACGCGCCACTATCGCCAGCACCAGAAGGGCGAACCGACCTCAACCAACTCAGTCGCGTCGATTTTTGCCTGGACGCGCGGCCTCGCCCATCGCGGCAAGCTCGATAACAACCAGAAGCTCATCGACTACGCGCTGCTTCTGGAAAAAATCACCATCGACACAGTCGAATCCGGCCAGATGACCAAGGACCTCGCCGTCCTCGTCGGCGACAAGCAAACTTGGCTCACCACCGAAGGCTTCCTCGACGCGGTCGGCGACAACCTCGACAAGGCGATGACCAAGGCCTGATATGAGAAAGCGCCGCTCCTCGCTGTCAGGCAGCTGGAGCGGCGCTTATCGCTACCCGAACGGCGGACACGAGACCGTCTTCAACGCGCAGATCGAGGAAACCGGCGGCGCGTTCATCGGCGCAACCCAAGAGCCTAACGAATTCCTCGACACCACTGACAGCATTCTTCACGGCGAGATCGACGGCTTCCGCGAAGGCGCTTCGATCAGCTTCACCAAATTCTACAATCACGGCCAAAAAGGCGCGCGCCACTCGATCCGCTATCAAGGCTCGATCGACGCTAATTTAACGCGCATCGAAGGACGCTGGATCGTCAGCAACGACTGGGCCGGGACATTCTTCATGACCCGTGACGATCTCGGCGAAGAAGAAGCCGTCGAACGCGAAGTCGAAATCCCAATCGAGAACCGCAAATGATCATTCGTGAAGCCCGCGCCACTGACCGCACGCAATGGGACGACCTCTGGGCCGGCTATCTCACCTTCTATGAATCAAGCCTGGCGCCGGAAGTAACCGACAGCACTTGGCGGCGCCTGCTCGATCCCAACGAGCCGATGCAAGCGCTCGTCGCCGAGGATGAAACGGGCGCGCTCCTCGGCTTCACGCACGTCGTCTTCCATCGCGGCACATGGTCGATAGGCGATTTCTGCTATCTCGAAGACCTCTTCGTCGCGCCCAATGCGCGCAAGCACGGCGTCGCCCGTGCGCTCATCGAAGCCGTCTACGCGCTCGCCGATCAGCGCGGCGCCGCCCGCGTCTATTGGCTAACCCACGAGAGCAACCTCACCGCGCGCAAACTCTACGACCAAGTCGCGCAAAACCGCGGCTTCATCCAATACCGGCGCTAGTCCACTGCCAGAATTACGCTGAGCCTGTCGAAGCGCGACGCACGCACAGGTCTATTCCTTAAACGCCGGCGTCGGTCGCCACGGATAAGGCTGCGGCATGTCCGTCGACACCTTGTCCGGATAAGCCGGCACGCGCTTTTCAAGAAACGACGTCACGCCCTCTTTCGCATCGCCCGCACGTCCGCGCGCGACCATCAAGCGGCTCTCCAACCGGTGCGCTTCCATCGGATGCGAGGCATCGAGCATATCGAGCAGCATCCGTCGCGACAGCGCCACCGAGACCGGCGATGTGTTGTCGGCAATCTCGCGCGCCAAGGCATGCGCCGCCGGCAGCAGATCGTCAGGTTTATAAAGCGAGCGCACCAGCCCACGCTCCTTAGCTTCCTCGCTCGAAAACACGCGCCCCGTCATCACCCATTCGAGCGCCGTCGAAACACCAACCAGCCGTGGCAGGAAGTACGACGACAACGTCTCCGGCACGATGCCGCGCTTGGCGAAGACGAAACCCATCTTCGCGCCTTCAACCGCAAGCCGCACATCCATCGGCAGCGTCATCGTCGCGCCGACGCCGACCGCCGGGCCATTGATCGCCGCGATCACCGGCTTTTTGCTTTCATAGATGCGCAAGCCAACCCGGCCGCCGCCATCGCGGACGCGATCTTCCTCAAATTCAACGCCCCGGCCCGCGAGGCGCTTTTCATAGTTGAACGTATCGCCCGCGCTCGCGAGATCGGCGCCCGCGCAGAACGCCCGCCCCTCGCCGGTGACGATCACCGCCCGCACGCTGTCATCGGCGTCGGTCACGTCGAACGCCGCGATCATCTCATGCATCATCAGCTCGTTGAACGCGTTCATCCGGTCAGGCCGGTGAAGCGTCAGCGTGGCGACCCCATTCGCGATATCGAGTTTGATGGCTTCGTAGTTGGACATCGGTGCGGCTCCGCAATGAACGTCTAGCTAGCGCTCAGAGCCGCAACAACTCAACCTCTGCCGCTTGGTAAGGGTCGAGCTTGTAGACCATGTGGTGGTGGATCGCGACCAGCTGACCCGCGCCCCAATCTTCGATGATTTCAGCATCGTCGCGCTCGCGCGCCTGCCATTGCGAGCCGTCTTCACAGATCAGCACTTTGCCGCGCGCCAGCACAGCATCGATCATCGACACCGCCCCCGACTGCGCTCCGGCGCCTAATCCGACTCGGAACACCGAGAGAATCGCGTCACGCTGCTGCTGCGAGAGTCGGCCCCAGTCGAGCCGATCGAAAAGCTCTGGCCCAAGAAACGCGGCCAGTGAATCGTTATGCGTCATATCGGTCGTCCCCACTCCCGAATCGAGTCGACCAAGAACAGTTGATTCGGTTTCCGAGACGTTACTGACTCGAACCGATTACCTTGAGCTGACGCATCGTAAGCAAAACCGAAATTGCAAAACCGCTCGCCACGGCAAGCAACTCTATTGAGCTGGTGCCGAACGCAAACGCCACCACGATAGACTGCAACCAAAGAACGAGACGGAGCAAACCAAGCCAAGGACTTCCCCAACGGCTTCCGAACGTTCCCCACTCGTCATCGAACAAATCCGGCTTTCGTGCTTCACGCCGAAACGCCTCCCCGACGCGAGTTCGCGTCTCGTTTCCTTTGCGGTCAAAAACCAGCGCGAGAAACAGGCAGAGCGCGATTGCAGCGGCTAGTCCCGCGACGACGATCATAACTCCCGGCGCGACCACCTCTTTCGCAAAAATCGTGATCAGCACAACGATGGCGACGGCCGTAGCGGCGGCGCACCCAAAAGTCTCAACCCAATCAACTTTCATTGCGCTTCTCTAGGGCGCTAGAGCGCCGAAGCTCGGCTTGGGCTGTTGCTTGAACGCGAACGCGACCATCGCGAGACCAATGAGCGGTCCGATCAATCCGACAAGCCCGCCCTCGACACCCAGGATCTTAAGGGCGGAGACACCGATCCGCTTCACAGCGCCAGCCGCCAGATAAAGTCGCGATCGGCAACGCGGCCAACCATGAATTTATGTTCGCCGACATGCTCAAAACCGTAGCGTTTGTAGAACGCCTGCGCGCGCGTGTTGTTTTCCCAGACGCTGAGAAACATCACCCGCGCGCCCTTGCCGCGCGCCCACGACAGCGCCTCGTCCATCAAGGTCTTTGCAACGCCGGTGCCTTTGGTCGATGTATCGACATAGAGCCGATGCAGTTCGAGGGCATCGCTTGCGTCGACCTCCATGTCGACCTCGCCCATCTTGCAATAGCCGACGATGTCATCGCCGCGCAGCGCCAAGCGGTAGCGCGAGGCCGGATCGGCGATCTCAGCGCCAATCACCGGCGCGCGATACTTGGCCTCGACGTACGCGGCGAGATCTTCCGGCGGATAAAGGTGACCGAACGTCTCGGTGAACGAAAGCTCAGCGAACGCAGCGAGCGCGTGTGCATCCGCCGCTGTCGCGTCGCGATAGACGATCTCGCTCACGCCGCCAGCGCGCCTTGAAGCGCCGCGCGAATGGCTTCAAGCGCCTTCGCGGCTTCGCCGCCGTTCGGCCCGCCGCCTTGCGCCATATCCGGGCGCCCGCCGCCGCCTTGACCACCGACGGCCGCAACGCCCGCTTTCACCAGATCGACAGCGTTGACCTTGCCTTTAAGATCGTCGGTCACGCCGATCGCCAGCGCCGCCTTGCCGTCTTCAACACCGACATACGCCACGACGCCCGAACCGATCGACTTTTTGCCTTCATCGACAAGCCCGCGCAGCTCCTTCGCCGGCACGCCCTCAAGCACGCGCGCCAACACCGAAACACCAGCAACGCTCTCCGGGCCCGCTGGGGCGCTTTGGCCGCCGCCGCCGCCCGCCAGCGCGAGTTTCTTTTTGGTGTCGGCCAATTCGCGCTCGAGCCTGCGCCGCTCATCGGCAAGCTGCGACACGCGCTCGGTAACTTCGGCCAACGGCGCCTTGATGTTCGACGCGATCGCCTTCGCCAGACCCGCTTGCGCTTTCAGATGCGCCAGCGCCGCCGCGCCCGTCGCGCCTTCGATACGGCGCACGCCCGAAGCAACCCCACCTTCGCCGGTGATTGCGAACACGGCGATATCGCCGGTGCGCTTCACGTGCGTGCCGCCGCACAACTCAACCGAATAGGCTTTGCCGGTATGGCTGAGAGCATCGCCTAGGCGAAGCACGCGCACGGTGTCGCCGTACTTTTCGCCGAACAGCGCCAGCGCGCCTTCTTCGATCGCCTTCGCGGGCGCCATTTCCTTGATCACGCCTTCGGTGTTCTGGCGGATCACCGCGTTCACTTCATCTTCGACACGAGAGATTTCGTCAGCCGTCATCGCCTGGCCGTGGCTGAAGTCGAAGCGGAAGTAATCCGCCTCAACCAGCGAGCCTTTCTGCGACACGTGCGGCCCCAGAACGTTGCGCAACGCCGCGTGCAGCAAGTGCGTCGCCGAGTGGTTCGAACGAATTTTCGCACGTCGCTCGTGATCGATCTCGAGCGCGGCCTTGTCGCCAACCTTCACTGCGCCCTTCACCAAGCGCCCGACATGCGCATGCAGCGCACCGACCTGCTTTTGCGTGTCCTCAACGACAAACTCGGCCCCGCTGGCGAACTTGATAACGCCCTGGTCGCCCGATTGGCCGCCGCTCTCGGCGTAGAATGGCGTGCTATCGAACACGAGCGCGCCTGTCGCGCCCTCGTGCAATTCATGCTGCTCAGCGCCGCCTGAGACGATCGCCGTCACCGCGCCATCGCCGGCTTCGGCGCCATAACCCAAGAACGCGTTGCCTTTGGTGCGTTCGAGGATCGAGTGCCAGATAGCTGGATTGTCGGCGCCGTCAGCGCCCTTCCAACTTGCCGCGCCCTGATCGCGCTGCTCCTGCATCGCCGCATCATATTGCGCGACGTCCACTTCAAGCGAACGCCCGCGCAGGATGTCTTGCGTCAGATCGAGCGGGAAGCCGAACGTGTCGTAGAGCTTGAACGCGGTACGACCCGAAAGCTTCTGGCCGCCCTTCAAGCCGCCGATCTCTTCTTCGAGCAACTTCAGACCGTTCGCCAACGTGCGACGGAAGCGCTCTTCCTCCTCACGCAATTGCGCTTCGATGACAGGCTGCGCGCGCTTCAGCTCCGGATACGCATCACCCATCTCGGCGATCAGCGTCGGCGCCAAGCGGTGCATCAACGGTTCTTTCGCACCCAGGATATGCGCGTGGCGCATGGCGCGGCGCATGATCCGGCGCAGCACATAGCCACGGCCTTCGTTCGACGGCGAAACGCCGTCCGCGATCAAGAAACACGACGAGCGCAGGTGATCGGCGATCACGTTGTGGCTCGGCGCGCGTTCGCCTTCGGCTTTGGTCTTGGTCAGTTCTTCCGACGCCGCAATCAGCGTCTTGAAGAGATCTGTCTCGAACACTGAGTCCACGCCCTGCATCACACAGGCAATGCGCTCAAGGCCCATGCCGGTATCGATCGAGGGCTTCGGCAATTTCTCGCGCGAACGCCCGTCCGAAAATTGCTCGTATTGCATGAACACGAGATTCCAGAACTCAAGAAAGCGATCGCCGTCTTGCTCGGGCGAACCCGGCGGGCCGCCCCAAATGTGATCGCCGCGGTCGATGAAGATTTCCGAACACGGGCCACACGGCCCCGTATCGCCCATCGACCAAAAATTGTCGGCGGTCGCGATGCGGATGATCTTGTCGTCGTTTAGGCCCGCGATCTTCTTCCAGAGCGCCGCCGCCTCATCGTCGTCATGATAGACGGTGACCAGGAGCTTGCTCTTCGCCAGCCCCATGTCCTTGGTGATCAGCGTCCAGGCCGCTTCGATTGCGCCGTCCTTGAAGTAATCGCCGAACGAGAAGTTGCCGAGCATCTCGAAGAATGTGAGGTGGCGCGCCGTGTAGCCGACATTGTCGAGATCGTTGTGCTTGCCGCCGGCGCGGACGCACTTCTGACTCGTCGCGGCGCGCGGATATGGCGGCTTGGCCGCGCCGGTGAAATAGTTCTTGAACTGTACCATGCCGGCATTGGTGAAGAGCAGCGTTGGGTCATCCTGCGGTACGAGCGAGGACGAACCCGGCAGCTCATGCTGGCGCGAGCCGAAGAAATCGAGAAATTGCCCACGGATGTCGTTGACGCTGTTCATGCCACTCAAGCCAAATCGAAGTTCCGGCTTGGTATAGGTAGTGGGCGCGTCAACGCCAAGCGCCAGACCCGCGCAGGCGCCTTGCGATTACGTCAAGGCGCCGCAATCACGGCGGTATCGTCAGTGCGCCGTCCGCTGAGAGCGGAAAGTACGGATTCCAGGCAACTTCCCAAAGGTGCCCATCAGGATCTGAAAAATACCCGGAGCGCCCGCCCCAGCTTGCGTCGTGGCCAAGCTTGGCGACCGAACCACCGGCGGCGACCGCCTCCGCGATCACCTCATCAACTTGATGCTTCTCACGCACATTGTGCGCGATGGCGATGCCGCGAAACCCACTGCCTTCCGCCGAGACCTCAGCGTCACAAGCCAAGCTCTCAAGCGGAAACAGGCAAAGCGCCACCGCACCTGCCTGCATGAACACGACTTGATCGCCGCCTTGCGACGACGCGCTGAAACCCAGTTTGGAGTAAAACGCCTTCGACCGGGTCAGATCACCAACACCGATCGTGATCAGAGAAACGCGCG
It encodes the following:
- a CDS encoding GNAT family N-acetyltransferase, producing the protein MIIREARATDRTQWDDLWAGYLTFYESSLAPEVTDSTWRRLLDPNEPMQALVAEDETGALLGFTHVVFHRGTWSIGDFCYLEDLFVAPNARKHGVARALIEAVYALADQRGAARVYWLTHESNLTARKLYDQVAQNRGFIQYRR
- a CDS encoding GNAT family N-acetyltransferase, encoding MSEIVYRDATAADAHALAAFAELSFTETFGHLYPPEDLAAYVEAKYRAPVIGAEIADPASRYRLALRGDDIVGYCKMGEVDMEVDASDALELHRLYVDTSTKGTGVAKTLMDEALSWARGKGARVMFLSVWENNTRAQAFYKRYGFEHVGEHKFMVGRVADRDFIWRLAL
- a CDS encoding NADP-dependent isocitrate dehydrogenase, which gives rise to MAKIKVDNPVVDMDGDEMTRIIWALIKERLIHPYLDLDIKYYDLGVEARDATNDQITIDAANATKQYGVAVKCATITPDEARVKEFGLKEMWKSPNGTIRNILGGVIFREPIIMKNVPRLVPGWTQPIVVGRHAFGDQYRATDFKFPGKGTLTIKFVGEDGTTIEKEVFKAPGPGVTMAMYNLDDSIKDFARASFNYGLLKNYPVYLSTKNTILKAYDGRFKDIFQEIFDAEFKAEFNKRKLTYEHRLIDDMVASALKWSGGYVWACKNYDGDVQSDTVAQGFGSLGLMTSVLITPDGKTMEAEAAHGTVTRHYRQHQKGEPTSTNSVASIFAWTRGLAHRGKLDNNQKLIDYALLLEKITIDTVESGQMTKDLAVLVGDKQTWLTTEGFLDAVGDNLDKAMTKA
- a CDS encoding DUF6882 domain-containing protein, with protein sequence MLKTKRKASARTAEPRAPVGALVPWGGEEVDVDRFFAESWIDLLNRQRWLSRKLKLDTAPWVVDQNAGIIQFERKDGAMVTAPVQIIGAWNPRTEIFRWAWDHPMVVQRLRNDAERTRWFGDKHGIDELTQRWLRMDEKGAWHMTALAMKVNGSHGVYRAPTEGPVIFMTLGEPKVRK
- a CDS encoding DUF6438 domain-containing protein, whose amino-acid sequence is MSKSFIAALCALMLSACASTSAPAQATASPAATITLFEGGCYYMSSCTTYEITVQANGAYSLNAQSNARTQGLSEGQLGAEAFAAAERALAAANFASLPETMNGSNRSVWDPDVYPCMNHAPGARITRRTGDGAVKAVYWDQGCRSAEMSALIDQLRAAFHYDHLVRPE
- a CDS encoding crotonase/enoyl-CoA hydratase family protein, translating into MSNYEAIKLDIANGVATLTLHRPDRMNAFNELMMHEMIAAFDVTDADDSVRAVIVTGEGRAFCAGADLASAGDTFNYEKRLAGRGVEFEEDRVRDGGGRVGLRIYESKKPVIAAINGPAVGVGATMTLPMDVRLAVEGAKMGFVFAKRGIVPETLSSYFLPRLVGVSTALEWVMTGRVFSSEEAKERGLVRSLYKPDDLLPAAHALAREIADNTSPVSVALSRRMLLDMLDASHPMEAHRLESRLMVARGRAGDAKEGVTSFLEKRVPAYPDKVSTDMPQPYPWRPTPAFKE
- the rimO gene encoding 30S ribosomal protein S12 methylthiotransferase RimO; protein product: MSAKAPTIGVVSLGCPKALVDSERIITRLRSEGYQLSGSYEGADLVVVNTCGFLDSAKAESLDAIGEAIAENGKVIVTGCLGKEENLIRQAHPKVLEITGPHQYEAVVGAVHTHLPQLHDPKIDLVPEGGFRLTPRHYAYLKISEGCNNRCTFCIIPSIRGDLVSRRANAVLKEAEGLVKAGVKELLVISQDTSAYGVDLKYAESKWKDRMVRAKFYDLCKELGDLGAWVRLHYVYPYPHVDEVVALMAEGKVLPYLDIPFQHASPNVLKAMRRPANQDKVLDRIKAWRKICPDLTIRSSFIVGFPGETEDDFETLLDFIEEAEIDRAGVFKYENVDGAPSRDLPGHIDQDDVDERYDRFMEAQTALAHQRLQSMIGKTVDAICDGWDEDAEAYAFRTKADAPEIDGVTYVDSDDEIAEGTICQLEILGGEGHEMVGALKD